The Bacillota bacterium genome includes a region encoding these proteins:
- a CDS encoding BMP family ABC transporter substrate-binding protein: protein MKRFRTAAVLALVLALTVGMAMLADNSAAGAQEQMKVAFIYVGPVGDAGWTLAHDEGRKYLEQQLPWVKTTYVESVPESADAERMMVQFAREGYKVIFATSFGYMDYMLNVAQRFPNVYFEHCSGFKTNPNMATYFGRMYEPRYLSGMVAGKMTKTNLLGYVAAFPIPEVVRGINAFTRGVREVNPNARVKVVWTNTWYDPALEKEAAKALLDVGCDVIAQHQDTPGPMQAAGERGKYGVSYNSPMSQFAPNAVLTGPVWNWGPYYVRRVQAVRDGKWKSEQYWGGMADGIVGLAPYGPMVPESVKQLVEAKKLEIIAGKFHPFAGPIKDNTGKVRVPAGTTMTDAEMLSFDWFVEGVEGTLPN, encoded by the coding sequence ATGAAGAGGTTTCGGACGGCCGCGGTACTGGCCCTGGTCTTGGCTTTGACTGTGGGTATGGCCATGCTCGCAGACAATTCGGCCGCCGGCGCCCAGGAGCAAATGAAAGTCGCCTTCATCTACGTCGGTCCAGTGGGCGATGCCGGCTGGACTTTGGCGCATGACGAAGGGCGCAAGTACCTGGAGCAGCAGCTCCCTTGGGTGAAGACTACTTACGTCGAATCCGTGCCGGAGAGCGCGGACGCCGAGCGAATGATGGTGCAGTTCGCGCGGGAAGGATACAAAGTCATCTTCGCAACGAGCTTCGGCTATATGGACTACATGCTCAACGTCGCGCAACGGTTCCCTAACGTGTACTTCGAGCACTGCTCGGGATTCAAGACCAATCCGAACATGGCCACATACTTCGGGAGGATGTATGAGCCCAGGTACCTCTCGGGCATGGTTGCGGGTAAGATGACCAAGACCAACCTCCTCGGGTACGTGGCTGCTTTTCCAATCCCTGAGGTTGTCCGCGGGATCAACGCCTTCACGAGAGGCGTGAGGGAAGTCAACCCCAACGCACGGGTCAAAGTGGTCTGGACCAACACCTGGTACGACCCGGCACTCGAGAAGGAAGCCGCGAAGGCTCTGCTCGATGTGGGCTGTGATGTCATAGCCCAGCATCAGGATACCCCCGGCCCGATGCAGGCCGCAGGTGAGCGGGGCAAGTACGGCGTGAGCTACAACTCCCCGATGAGCCAATTCGCGCCGAACGCTGTTCTCACCGGCCCCGTGTGGAACTGGGGTCCTTACTACGTCAGGCGCGTGCAGGCAGTCCGAGACGGCAAGTGGAAGAGTGAGCAGTACTGGGGCGGTATGGCAGACGGCATAGTCGGCCTGGCTCCTTACGGCCCCATGGTCCCCGAATCCGTCAAGCAGCTGGTAGAGGCCAAGAAGCTCGAGATCATCGCGGGGAAGTTCCATCCATTCGCAGGCCCCATCAAGGACAATACCGGGAAGGTCAGAGTGCCCGCAGGCACTACCATGACAGACGCTGAGATGCTCAGCTTCGACTGGTTCGTCGAAGGCGTTGAGGGAACGCTCCCCAATTAA
- a CDS encoding FAD-dependent thymidylate synthase, producing MNEPQDCGEVGLRFRIIHYPFAGTPVNTESLLLMAKLCYRPLSIDEIHDMVCGQGDDAATGKFIRGLIRSGHLGALEHWYTSFAVEGYSRISSQQNDRHRLIKMFKDPGVPGGEGGSAAMGWLMNDPEQGSADTSQLQQSQRYVREDNFNYVVPPSFHNHPEFLRRFRELQRQVRDLQGYGLTEAGLPPEDVRFGLTNATETRFVITTNARQLRHMFNLRCCSRAQWEIRALFDGLLAEYKRIAPNIFWRAGASCDDFGYCPEGSMSCGKAPTLEDLLRRAGREPR from the coding sequence ATGAACGAGCCTCAAGACTGTGGCGAAGTCGGTCTCAGATTCAGGATCATCCATTACCCTTTCGCTGGAACTCCGGTCAATACAGAGTCCCTGCTTCTCATGGCCAAGCTCTGCTACAGGCCTCTCAGCATCGACGAGATCCACGATATGGTTTGCGGGCAAGGCGACGACGCCGCAACCGGCAAGTTCATCCGCGGCCTGATCCGGTCGGGGCATCTCGGCGCTCTGGAGCACTGGTACACGAGCTTCGCGGTTGAGGGCTACAGTCGGATCTCCAGCCAACAGAATGACAGGCACCGGCTAATCAAGATGTTCAAAGACCCCGGAGTCCCCGGAGGCGAGGGCGGCTCTGCCGCGATGGGGTGGTTGATGAACGATCCGGAGCAAGGATCGGCAGATACGTCCCAACTCCAGCAATCGCAGAGATATGTTCGGGAGGATAACTTCAACTATGTGGTGCCCCCGAGCTTCCACAACCACCCGGAATTTCTGCGAAGATTCCGAGAACTACAAAGACAAGTCCGCGACCTGCAAGGTTACGGCCTGACTGAGGCTGGGCTTCCGCCGGAGGACGTCAGGTTCGGGTTGACCAACGCGACTGAAACGCGTTTTGTCATCACGACGAATGCTCGGCAGCTTCGGCACATGTTCAACCTGAGGTGTTGCAGCCGGGCGCAATGGGAGATCAGGGCCTTGTTTGACGGGCTACTCGCCGAGTACAAGCGAATCGCCCCAAACATCTTCTGGCGGGCCGGCGCGTCATGCGATGATTTCGGGTACTGTCCGGAAGGCTCCATGAGCTGCGGGAAGGCGCCAACGCTCGAGGATCTGCTGCGCCGGGCAGGCCGCGAGCCCAGGTAG
- a CDS encoding ABC transporter permease, which yields MKLISMTAKDIRIALRDRQALSGMILQPMVVILVLGLALGPMFRDTGPGPASDVGVVDSDGGVYSQVFFKEVLEGEGLSEFLTQVPMTEDEARALIKAGKLRAAVVIPAGFSEKIMAGQPTAIRVLSDPASGVFAPMVRSIASSYAQTVAAQRVSMETVVRTWLVKGTASPVQLGSLYAEAAPAVAAAIRSPGPVLDERTAAAQKLVSSFQYYAAGMGVMFLLFGTMMGARSLLDERDQFTLARILATPTPRSIILAGKVVTVFVIGALQWTTLVLFTRIAYGVRWGTSPEAMAALSAATVFAAAGVGILLSTAARTRRGVGLASALFIQVSSLLGGSMVPIMVFPEFIKPLSKITLNWWAMTGFTALFTGSGLTDVVPSVAALLAIGAIAFIIGVARLRLD from the coding sequence GTGAAACTCATTTCCATGACTGCAAAGGACATCCGAATCGCCCTGCGGGACCGACAAGCCCTGAGCGGAATGATCCTGCAGCCCATGGTGGTGATACTCGTCCTGGGCCTCGCACTCGGCCCAATGTTCCGAGATACGGGTCCGGGGCCTGCAAGTGATGTGGGAGTGGTGGATTCGGACGGAGGGGTCTACTCCCAGGTCTTCTTCAAGGAAGTGCTTGAGGGGGAAGGGCTTTCGGAGTTCCTGACGCAAGTCCCCATGACCGAAGACGAGGCCCGCGCGCTCATCAAGGCGGGCAAGCTGCGGGCTGCCGTGGTAATCCCCGCTGGCTTCAGCGAGAAGATCATGGCGGGGCAACCCACCGCGATTAGAGTGCTGTCGGACCCCGCGTCCGGGGTGTTCGCCCCGATGGTCCGCTCGATTGCGTCCTCCTATGCGCAAACCGTCGCCGCCCAGAGGGTCTCCATGGAGACTGTGGTCAGAACGTGGCTTGTGAAAGGGACGGCGTCCCCGGTCCAGCTTGGATCCTTGTACGCGGAGGCGGCCCCGGCAGTGGCCGCGGCCATCCGCTCGCCCGGGCCCGTGCTTGACGAACGAACGGCTGCCGCCCAGAAGCTTGTGAGCTCGTTCCAGTACTACGCCGCCGGCATGGGCGTGATGTTCCTTCTGTTCGGAACCATGATGGGCGCGCGCTCACTCCTGGACGAGCGTGACCAGTTCACGCTGGCCCGGATTCTGGCTACTCCTACTCCGAGGTCCATCATTCTCGCGGGCAAGGTCGTAACGGTGTTCGTAATCGGCGCTTTGCAGTGGACCACTCTCGTCCTTTTCACTCGGATCGCCTACGGCGTCAGGTGGGGGACGTCCCCAGAGGCCATGGCCGCGCTGTCCGCGGCCACAGTCTTCGCAGCCGCAGGGGTCGGCATACTGCTGTCCACCGCGGCGAGGACCCGAAGGGGAGTGGGCCTCGCGAGCGCGCTGTTCATCCAGGTGTCGTCGCTTTTGGGAGGAAGCATGGTCCCGATCATGGTCTTCCCGGAATTCATCAAGCCCCTCTCCAAGATCACTCTCAACTGGTGGGCCATGACTGGGTTCACGGCGCTGTTCACCGGCTCGGGACTGACTGACGTCGTTCCGAGTGTGGCGGCCCTGCTCGCGATCGGGGCGATCGCGTTCATCATCGGGGTGGCCAGGCTCAGGTTGGACTGA
- a CDS encoding YqhV family protein — protein sequence MDEQDALRNMAAIRAVAGSLEIVAAAVMLRLGTVSAALRVNAFLALIGPLFMVAVTAVGLLGIATHLSPVRVLLIAAGVGLILAGTR from the coding sequence TTGGATGAGCAGGATGCCCTCAGGAACATGGCGGCCATTCGGGCCGTCGCGGGCTCCCTGGAGATTGTCGCGGCGGCGGTCATGCTCAGGCTGGGCACAGTGTCGGCGGCACTCCGGGTCAACGCGTTTCTCGCCCTCATCGGCCCATTGTTCATGGTGGCAGTGACCGCTGTGGGCCTGCTCGGCATAGCCACGCATCTCTCACCGGTCCGGGTGTTATTGATTGCTGCAGGAGTTGGATTGATCCTGGCGGGCACGAGATGA
- a CDS encoding ABC transporter permease encodes MNDSMLVAILAAAISSGTPILYAALGELICERSGVLNLGVEGMMLVGAVSGFLAAVRTGNLALGVLAALVAGGAMALIHAFMTISLKVNQVVSGLALTLFGTGVSGYLGKSVIGVPLSVTFRAVSIPVLSSIPVVGPILFRHDLLVYVSYVLIPLAWFWLYRTRQGLHLRAVGESPETADALGVNVFAIRYVYVVLGGMLAGLGGAYLSMASAPSWIENMTAGRGWIAVALVIFAVWNPIRAMAGAYLFGGVDALGFRIQTLGVTVSSFFLKMLPYIFTVLVLIVVTARARGRRTGAPEALGTPYERE; translated from the coding sequence GTGAATGACTCCATGCTAGTTGCCATCCTGGCTGCCGCCATCAGCTCCGGGACGCCAATACTCTACGCGGCTCTGGGGGAACTCATCTGCGAGCGGTCGGGCGTGCTCAACCTGGGTGTGGAGGGCATGATGCTCGTCGGAGCGGTCTCGGGGTTCCTTGCGGCAGTCAGGACCGGGAACCTCGCCCTGGGCGTGCTCGCGGCGCTTGTGGCCGGCGGCGCCATGGCTCTGATACACGCGTTCATGACCATATCGCTCAAAGTGAACCAGGTCGTGAGCGGGCTGGCGCTCACACTCTTCGGGACCGGGGTCTCGGGATACCTCGGTAAATCGGTCATAGGGGTGCCTCTGTCCGTCACGTTCAGAGCCGTATCGATTCCAGTTCTTTCGAGCATCCCGGTGGTCGGCCCGATTCTGTTTCGCCACGACCTACTCGTATATGTATCGTATGTGCTGATTCCCCTTGCCTGGTTCTGGCTCTACCGCACCAGGCAGGGGCTGCACCTCAGAGCGGTCGGGGAGAGCCCCGAGACAGCGGATGCCCTTGGGGTGAACGTGTTTGCCATAAGGTACGTCTACGTGGTTCTCGGGGGGATGCTGGCCGGGCTTGGGGGAGCCTACCTCTCGATGGCTTCGGCGCCCTCTTGGATCGAGAATATGACCGCTGGACGCGGGTGGATCGCGGTTGCGCTCGTCATATTCGCGGTGTGGAACCCGATCCGTGCCATGGCAGGCGCCTACCTGTTCGGCGGAGTTGACGCGCTCGGTTTTCGCATCCAGACCCTGGGCGTCACGGTGTCATCTTTCTTCCTGAAGATGCTGCCTTACATCTTTACCGTCCTTGTCCTCATCGTCGTGACCGCGCGGGCCCGCGGGAGGAGGACCGGGGCGCCTGAAGCCCTGGGGACCCCTTACGAACGTGAGTAG
- a CDS encoding ABC transporter permease has protein sequence MIKALALARVLLVDTARDRASLLNLVFLPVLFTFLVGIVFGGGWGSGGELTVAVADLDDSEISRLVLGLMPATFAQRPVSTADEGLNLVRKGGAAAAVTIPPGFGQAVKSLEPAVVKVEFHDRIGAERGALAAAVSTAVLRVRSDAAAAHVAMSRSPGTVVGVSDAKWDEVFWAAEQGWTEEPLVTVEHESVEGPASARAQIPQRPIDQASVGFLVMFVMMTTAFGAGEILQEKKAGTWGRLLSTPTPRWSILGGKLLGVAALGVLQCAILVGAGQFLFGVEWGSSPLWVGLVLVCLILAATGLGLMIAGFAKTYAQVVAFANIIVMPTSMMAGVFWPFEVMPKAVQKVAQALPQRYAVAALIDLIVGKTGPSSGVIVACLVLLGFAGVFLAIGMSRLRYE, from the coding sequence ATGATAAAGGCCTTAGCCTTAGCGCGCGTCCTGCTGGTGGACACTGCACGGGACCGGGCTTCCCTGTTGAACCTGGTGTTCCTGCCCGTCCTTTTCACCTTCCTCGTGGGCATTGTGTTCGGAGGGGGGTGGGGGTCGGGAGGTGAGTTGACCGTGGCTGTGGCCGATCTCGACGACTCGGAGATCTCCCGGCTGGTCCTCGGCCTCATGCCCGCCACTTTCGCGCAAAGGCCGGTATCAACTGCTGACGAGGGTCTGAACCTGGTCCGCAAGGGCGGCGCGGCCGCGGCAGTGACGATCCCCCCAGGATTTGGGCAGGCAGTGAAATCCCTTGAGCCCGCAGTGGTCAAGGTCGAATTCCATGATCGGATCGGCGCGGAAAGGGGCGCGCTGGCCGCTGCCGTCTCCACGGCGGTCCTCAGGGTTCGCTCAGACGCTGCAGCCGCCCACGTGGCCATGAGCCGGTCTCCTGGGACGGTGGTCGGGGTGAGCGATGCCAAGTGGGACGAAGTCTTCTGGGCGGCGGAGCAGGGATGGACCGAGGAACCCCTCGTCACGGTGGAACACGAGAGCGTGGAGGGGCCAGCCTCGGCGCGAGCGCAGATTCCACAACGCCCAATAGACCAGGCATCCGTCGGGTTTCTCGTGATGTTCGTCATGATGACCACCGCGTTTGGAGCGGGGGAGATACTTCAGGAGAAAAAGGCGGGCACTTGGGGCAGGCTCCTCTCGACTCCTACACCTCGCTGGTCGATCCTTGGGGGGAAACTCCTGGGGGTTGCCGCCCTGGGCGTGCTGCAATGCGCGATCCTCGTCGGCGCCGGGCAGTTCCTCTTCGGGGTCGAATGGGGGTCGTCCCCTCTCTGGGTGGGCCTCGTGCTTGTGTGTCTGATCCTCGCCGCCACCGGGCTCGGCCTCATGATCGCGGGGTTCGCCAAGACATACGCGCAGGTAGTTGCGTTTGCCAACATAATCGTCATGCCCACGTCCATGATGGCCGGGGTGTTCTGGCCTTTCGAGGTAATGCCGAAGGCGGTCCAGAAAGTGGCGCAAGCACTGCCTCAGCGCTACGCTGTCGCGGCTCTGATAGACCTCATAGTCGGGAAGACGGGGCCCAGCTCGGGTGTGATCGTGGCGTGTCTGGTCCTGTTGGGTTTCGCGGGGGTGTTCCTGGCGATCGGGATGTCGAGACTCAGATACGAGTAG
- a CDS encoding ABC transporter ATP-binding protein has protein sequence MLEVSSLTKRFGPRTAVDDISFAVPEGESLGLLGPNGAGKSTTISMVCGLVTPTSGDVRVAGESVRDRPMQARRAFGLVPQDVALYPTLTARENLLFWGQMYGLGGQDLKSRVDSVLDIVGLSDRGRDRVQTYSGGMKRRLNMAVGLMHRPRLLVLDEPTVGIDPQSRNHILETVKSLNAEGMSVLYTSHYMEEVEYLCDRILIMDEGRMMALGTLDELRLLVGDQDVIKIKVAEAKPGAREALAAIEGVSGCTEEDRVMIVLAPHGRRVLADIITVLNSMGAKVTSVEVREPDLENVFLHLTGKSLRD, from the coding sequence ATTCTCGAGGTCTCGAGTCTCACCAAACGATTCGGCCCTAGAACAGCCGTGGACGACATAAGCTTCGCCGTCCCGGAAGGGGAGAGCCTTGGGCTTCTCGGGCCTAACGGGGCGGGCAAGTCCACTACGATCTCAATGGTTTGCGGGCTTGTTACCCCTACGTCCGGGGATGTCAGGGTCGCAGGGGAGAGCGTGAGAGATCGGCCAATGCAGGCTCGCCGGGCTTTTGGCCTCGTGCCGCAGGATGTCGCGCTCTACCCGACTCTCACCGCACGGGAGAACCTCCTCTTCTGGGGGCAAATGTACGGGCTGGGAGGGCAGGATCTTAAGTCCAGGGTCGACTCGGTCCTCGACATCGTGGGCCTTTCGGACCGCGGCCGGGACCGAGTGCAGACGTATTCAGGGGGCATGAAGCGTCGGCTGAACATGGCGGTCGGGCTCATGCACAGGCCCAGGCTGCTGGTGCTGGATGAGCCGACCGTCGGAATCGACCCTCAGTCGCGGAACCACATCCTCGAGACCGTCAAGTCCCTGAACGCGGAGGGAATGTCCGTCCTCTACACCAGCCACTACATGGAGGAGGTAGAGTATCTGTGCGACCGGATCCTCATAATGGACGAAGGCCGCATGATGGCTCTGGGCACCCTCGATGAATTGAGGCTTCTCGTGGGCGATCAGGACGTTATCAAGATCAAGGTCGCGGAGGCGAAGCCGGGCGCTCGTGAGGCACTCGCGGCCATCGAAGGTGTGTCCGGATGCACCGAGGAGGATCGGGTCATGATCGTTCTCGCTCCGCACGGCCGGCGAGTCCTGGCGGACATCATCACCGTCCTCAACTCGATGGGCGCCAAGGTAACCTCCGTCGAAGTTCGCGAACCAGATCTCGAGAACGTCTTCCTCCATTTGACCGGCAAGTCCCTCCGGGATTAG
- a CDS encoding ABC transporter ATP-binding protein encodes MRDIVKRFPGVTANNRVNFSVRPGEVHALLGENGAGKSTLMNILTGLYHPDSGDILVRGQKVNMRSPTNAIALGIGMVHQHFRLVNTFTVAENITLGMSKPRFILDMSAIERELERFSRNYGLAVNPRAKIWQLSVGEQQRVEIVKMLYRGADVLIMDEPTAVLTPQEVRELFSTLRRMAASGKAIVFITHKLDEVMQIADTITVLRGGENVATVGRSHTDARALAAMMVGRELAPLPDRPPAEPGPIVLALSGVDATGDRGERALAGVDLQVRAGEIHGIAGVAGNGQRELAEVITGLRKATAGAVCVLGQPLTNASPLRIIRAGVSHVPEDRLGMGLAPNLGVTDNAILKEYRSSPIGSGPFIDAKQAVARTTELVERFRVKTPSLRTPVKQLSGGNSQRLLLARETSCVPRLIVAVHPTRGLDVGATEAVHSILLSQRSEGVAILLISEDLEELTALSDRISVMYCGEIMGTVSRDKVNIEEIGLMMAGIRPRGGDVE; translated from the coding sequence ATGCGGGACATCGTCAAGCGGTTCCCGGGGGTGACCGCAAACAACCGGGTCAACTTCTCCGTCCGTCCCGGCGAGGTCCACGCCCTGCTCGGGGAGAACGGCGCCGGGAAGAGCACGCTCATGAACATTCTCACAGGCCTCTATCACCCGGACTCAGGTGATATACTGGTCCGGGGGCAAAAGGTCAACATGAGGTCCCCGACCAATGCGATCGCTCTCGGGATCGGCATGGTCCACCAGCACTTCCGACTGGTAAACACATTCACCGTGGCAGAGAACATCACCTTGGGGATGTCAAAGCCTCGGTTCATCCTGGATATGTCCGCGATCGAACGTGAGCTCGAAAGATTCTCACGGAATTACGGGCTCGCGGTGAACCCAAGAGCGAAGATCTGGCAGCTTTCCGTCGGGGAGCAGCAGAGAGTCGAGATCGTCAAGATGCTCTACCGAGGAGCGGATGTTCTCATCATGGACGAACCCACGGCCGTCCTCACTCCGCAGGAGGTGCGTGAGCTCTTCTCCACCTTGCGGAGGATGGCGGCATCCGGCAAGGCCATAGTCTTCATAACCCATAAACTGGACGAGGTCATGCAGATAGCGGATACAATCACGGTCCTCCGGGGCGGGGAGAACGTTGCCACCGTGGGCCGTTCACACACCGACGCAAGGGCCCTCGCGGCCATGATGGTAGGGAGGGAACTGGCCCCACTCCCTGACCGGCCGCCGGCCGAGCCTGGCCCGATCGTGTTGGCGCTCTCTGGCGTGGACGCCACAGGGGACAGAGGCGAGCGCGCGCTCGCCGGGGTCGATCTTCAGGTTCGAGCAGGCGAGATCCATGGAATTGCAGGAGTGGCCGGTAACGGGCAACGCGAGCTCGCCGAGGTCATCACAGGACTGCGCAAAGCCACAGCCGGGGCTGTCTGTGTCCTGGGCCAGCCCCTGACCAACGCCTCACCCTTGAGGATCATCCGGGCGGGTGTGAGCCATGTACCTGAAGACCGTTTGGGAATGGGCCTGGCGCCCAACCTCGGTGTGACCGACAACGCGATCCTCAAGGAGTACCGGTCTTCCCCCATAGGCTCCGGCCCGTTCATCGACGCCAAGCAGGCCGTGGCGAGGACTACGGAACTCGTAGAGCGGTTCCGGGTCAAGACCCCGAGCCTCAGGACTCCTGTGAAGCAGCTTTCTGGAGGCAACTCCCAGAGGCTTCTCCTGGCCCGGGAGACCTCATGTGTACCCCGGCTCATCGTCGCGGTTCACCCCACGCGGGGTCTAGATGTCGGAGCGACAGAAGCAGTCCACTCGATACTCCTCTCCCAACGGTCCGAGGGCGTTGCCATCCTGCTCATCTCGGAGGATCTGGAGGAACTGACCGCCCTTTCCGACAGGATATCCGTGATGTACTGTGGAGAAATCATGGGGACAGTCAGTAGGGACAAGGTCAATATCGAAGAGATCGGGTTGATGATGGCGGGCATCAGGCCGCGAGGAGGCGATGTGGAGTGA
- the rlmH gene encoding 23S rRNA (pseudouridine(1915)-N(3))-methyltransferase RlmH, with product VGKLKESYLVRAVEEYSKRIGRYATLERIWVPEEPFADSASPARRDEIRAAEGRRLLARTRPSSFLILCDLEGQEMSSEEFSRFLSELGVGGASDLTFLIGGPLGVSPEVRERSRARISFSRMTFPHQLMQVMLLEQIYRAFKISRGEPYHY from the coding sequence AGTAGGCAAGCTCAAAGAGAGCTACTTGGTCCGCGCGGTCGAGGAGTACTCCAAGCGTATTGGCAGATACGCGACTCTCGAAAGGATCTGGGTTCCAGAGGAACCCTTTGCAGATTCGGCCTCCCCCGCGCGCCGGGATGAGATCCGCGCGGCAGAAGGCCGAAGGCTGCTTGCCCGGACGCGTCCGTCCTCATTCCTGATATTGTGCGACCTTGAGGGGCAGGAGATGTCCTCGGAGGAGTTCTCGCGGTTCCTCTCTGAGCTTGGTGTCGGAGGCGCGAGCGACCTCACGTTCTTGATCGGGGGGCCGCTTGGCGTATCCCCCGAGGTCCGAGAGCGCTCCCGCGCTCGGATCTCGTTTTCGCGCATGACTTTCCCTCACCAGCTCATGCAGGTCATGCTTCTCGAGCAGATATACCGGGCGTTCAAGATCTCGCGTGGAGAGCCTTACCATTACTGA
- a CDS encoding ABC transporter permease has product MKVRLEKRVAASPVYRFFSPVLAVIMALIFGAVFLWASGFNPAEVYLKMWWGAFGDSYGISETVVKAIPIMLCALGIALAARMLLWNVGAEGQFYMGAVAASWVALSMRQAPAWQVLPLMALAGMAGGALWALVPAIPRALLGVNEIITTLMLNYVAIHWVEYLVHGPWRDPGSLNFPLSAPFSRAARLPMIGDTRVHAGLLFGLAAATLLTFVLWRTKWGYEVRVIGENPRAARYAGMNITRNVMIVLCAAGALAGLAGMAEVSAIAGRMQKGLSPGYGYSAIIVAWLAKLSPWGIVVVSILFGGLLVGGYSAQFIGVSAASVNMLQGAMLFFVLAAEVMGRYRIRVSLSGAGVDASSSRPAGPVQEAADMGGERARE; this is encoded by the coding sequence GTGAAAGTTCGCCTCGAGAAGCGGGTGGCCGCCTCCCCTGTATACAGATTCTTCTCTCCTGTGCTTGCAGTAATCATGGCGCTCATCTTCGGCGCAGTGTTTCTCTGGGCCTCTGGGTTCAACCCGGCGGAGGTCTACCTCAAGATGTGGTGGGGAGCTTTCGGGGATTCCTACGGCATCTCTGAGACCGTGGTCAAGGCGATCCCGATCATGCTGTGCGCTCTCGGGATCGCGCTCGCAGCGCGGATGCTTCTGTGGAACGTAGGGGCGGAAGGGCAGTTCTACATGGGAGCGGTGGCAGCTTCCTGGGTGGCATTGTCGATGAGGCAGGCCCCGGCGTGGCAGGTCTTGCCCCTGATGGCCCTGGCGGGCATGGCGGGCGGAGCGCTCTGGGCCCTTGTCCCCGCCATTCCCAGGGCACTACTTGGAGTGAACGAGATCATAACCACTCTGATGCTCAACTACGTTGCCATCCACTGGGTCGAGTACTTGGTCCATGGGCCGTGGCGGGATCCAGGAAGCCTCAACTTCCCGCTGTCGGCGCCGTTCTCACGCGCCGCGCGGTTGCCCATGATCGGAGACACAAGGGTCCACGCTGGCCTTCTCTTCGGACTCGCCGCTGCCACCCTCCTGACTTTCGTGTTGTGGCGGACGAAGTGGGGATACGAGGTCCGGGTGATAGGAGAGAACCCAAGAGCCGCCAGGTACGCAGGGATGAACATCACCCGAAACGTCATGATCGTCCTCTGTGCCGCAGGGGCTCTGGCGGGGCTCGCAGGCATGGCTGAGGTTTCCGCGATCGCCGGGCGGATGCAGAAGGGGCTGTCGCCCGGGTACGGGTACTCCGCGATCATTGTGGCGTGGCTCGCCAAACTGAGCCCATGGGGGATCGTGGTCGTTTCGATCCTCTTCGGCGGGCTCCTTGTCGGAGGATACTCTGCCCAGTTCATTGGGGTTTCCGCAGCATCTGTGAACATGCTGCAAGGGGCCATGCTCTTCTTCGTCCTTGCCGCAGAGGTAATGGGTCGTTACAGGATCAGGGTCAGTCTCTCGGGCGCTGGAGTCGATGCCAGCTCCAGCAGGCCGGCTGGGCCGGTGCAGGAGGCTGCGGACATGGGGGGAGAGAGGGCGCGTGAATGA